A genomic stretch from Achromobacter spanius includes:
- a CDS encoding adenosylmethionine--8-amino-7-oxononanoate transaminase translates to MHTPDWVAQGQPHIWLPYAQMKTVTPPLPVVRSHGSRLELADGRSLIDGVASWWTACHGYNHPHIAQAVRAQLDAMPHVMFGGLTHEPALTLARRLAGLLGPGLDRVFYTDSGSVAVEVAMKMAVQFWLNQGERGRSRFVAFRGGYHGDTFGTMAVCDPDDGMHSLYRGMLAEHDIVDLPRDDAAYAALDQFLQARAPQLAGILVEPLVQGAGGMLLHDPEVLRRLRRLADRHGLLLIFDEIFTGFGRTGTMFAFEQAGIKPDIITLSKALTGGTLPLAATVASNRVFDAFWSDNPAHALMHGPTFMGNALACAAANASLDLFESEPRLAQAQALSQALATGLEPCRELPWVRDVRVLGAIGVVELDGITDREALKRRLVDAGVWVRPFGNVVYLTPALTIDGDDLAALTRAVVDVLRQQRP, encoded by the coding sequence ATGCACACGCCCGACTGGGTGGCCCAGGGCCAACCCCATATCTGGCTTCCCTATGCCCAAATGAAAACGGTGACGCCGCCGCTGCCCGTCGTGCGCAGCCACGGCAGCCGGCTGGAACTGGCGGACGGGCGCAGCCTGATTGATGGCGTGGCGTCCTGGTGGACGGCTTGCCACGGTTACAACCACCCGCACATCGCCCAGGCCGTGCGAGCGCAACTGGACGCCATGCCGCATGTGATGTTCGGGGGCCTGACCCATGAGCCCGCGCTGACGCTCGCGCGCCGCCTGGCCGGCTTGCTGGGGCCGGGGCTGGACCGCGTCTTCTACACCGACTCCGGGTCGGTGGCGGTAGAAGTCGCCATGAAGATGGCGGTGCAGTTCTGGCTGAACCAGGGCGAGCGCGGCCGCAGCCGCTTTGTGGCGTTTCGGGGCGGCTATCACGGCGATACGTTCGGCACCATGGCCGTGTGCGACCCCGACGACGGCATGCACAGCCTGTACCGGGGCATGCTGGCCGAGCACGACATCGTGGACCTGCCGCGCGACGACGCCGCCTACGCCGCGCTGGATCAATTCCTGCAAGCGCGCGCGCCGCAACTGGCGGGCATTCTGGTCGAGCCGCTGGTGCAGGGCGCGGGCGGCATGTTGCTGCATGACCCGGAAGTGCTGCGCCGCTTGCGCCGCCTGGCGGACCGCCACGGCCTCTTGCTGATCTTTGACGAAATCTTCACCGGCTTCGGGCGCACCGGCACGATGTTCGCCTTTGAGCAGGCCGGCATCAAGCCCGACATCATCACCTTGTCCAAGGCGCTGACGGGCGGCACGCTGCCGCTGGCCGCCACGGTGGCCAGCAACCGGGTGTTCGACGCCTTCTGGTCCGACAACCCGGCGCACGCGCTGATGCACGGCCCCACGTTCATGGGCAATGCACTGGCGTGCGCGGCGGCCAATGCCTCGCTGGATCTGTTCGAGTCCGAACCCCGGTTGGCGCAGGCGCAAGCGCTGTCCCAGGCCTTGGCGACCGGCCTGGAGCCATGCCGTGAATTGCCCTGGGTGCGCGACGTGCGCGTACTGGGTGCAATTGGCGTGGTGGAGCTGGACGGCATCACCGACCGCGAAGCCTTGAAGCGCCGGCTGGTCGACGCCGGCGTATGGGTGCGTCCGTTTGGCAACGTCGTGTACCTGACACCGGCGCTGACGATCGATGGCGACGATCTGGCCGCCTTGACTCGCGCGGTGGTGGACGTGCTGCGCCAGCAACGCCCTTGA
- a CDS encoding aminotransferase class I/II-fold pyridoxal phosphate-dependent enzyme, with protein sequence MSKLDSLFSSELAAADTRRVRRRLRTATAAPPGRIVLNGAPVLNFSSNDYLGLSKHPLLIERAREWAARHGAGAQASRLVCGNLDLHEQVEAKLARLKGTEAALLLASGWQANAAVLPALLRAAASQGDIELYADKLNHASLHQGCQAAGVRQIRFRHNDLDHLDSLLAARAQAGAGKPVARFIVTESVFSMDGDRTDVVRLADLADRYQAFVYLDEAHATGVLGPGGMGLAGLAPGRIDLAMGTFSKALGGFGAYVAGSRALCDYLINTCSGFIYTTALPPAVLGAMDAALDLVPTLDAERAWLAASGDRLRAALQGMGLDTGDSSTQIVPAIVGDEARALDMAGTLERRGLLAVAIRPPTVPAGTSRLRLTLSAAHRDADVAQLIDGIKAVLA encoded by the coding sequence ATGTCTAAGCTGGATTCCCTGTTTTCTTCCGAGTTGGCCGCCGCCGACACCCGCCGCGTGCGCCGCCGCCTGCGCACCGCCACGGCCGCGCCGCCCGGGCGCATTGTGCTCAATGGCGCGCCCGTGCTGAACTTTTCCAGCAATGATTACCTGGGCCTGTCCAAGCACCCGCTGCTGATCGAACGCGCCCGGGAATGGGCGGCCCGCCACGGCGCGGGCGCGCAAGCATCGCGGCTGGTATGCGGCAACCTGGACTTGCACGAACAGGTGGAGGCCAAGCTGGCTCGCCTGAAAGGCACCGAAGCCGCGCTGCTGCTGGCCTCGGGCTGGCAGGCCAACGCCGCCGTGCTGCCTGCCTTGCTGCGCGCCGCCGCCAGCCAAGGCGACATCGAGCTGTACGCCGACAAGCTCAATCACGCCAGCCTGCACCAGGGTTGCCAGGCGGCCGGGGTCAGGCAGATCCGCTTCCGGCATAACGACCTGGATCATCTGGACAGCCTGCTCGCGGCTCGCGCGCAGGCCGGCGCGGGCAAGCCCGTGGCCCGCTTCATCGTCACGGAAAGCGTGTTCAGCATGGACGGCGACCGAACCGACGTTGTCCGGCTGGCGGACCTGGCCGACCGCTACCAGGCCTTTGTCTATCTGGACGAAGCGCATGCCACCGGCGTGCTGGGTCCGGGCGGCATGGGCTTGGCAGGCTTGGCGCCGGGGCGTATCGACCTGGCGATGGGCACGTTCAGCAAAGCATTGGGCGGATTCGGCGCCTATGTGGCCGGGTCGCGCGCGCTGTGCGACTACTTGATCAACACCTGCTCTGGCTTCATCTACACGACGGCATTGCCGCCCGCCGTGCTGGGCGCCATGGACGCCGCGCTGGACCTGGTGCCCACGCTGGACGCCGAGCGCGCCTGGCTTGCCGCCAGCGGCGACCGGTTGCGCGCCGCGCTGCAAGGCATGGGCCTGGACACGGGCGATTCGTCCACGCAGATCGTGCCCGCCATCGTGGGCGACGAAGCGCGCGCGCTGGACATGGCGGGCACGCTGGAACGCCGTGGCCTGCTGGCCGTGGCCATCCGCCCGCCCACCGTGCCTGCCGGCACCAGCCGACTGCGCCTGACGCTCAGCGCCGCGCACCGCGACGCCGACGTCGCGCAACTGATCGATGGCATCAAGGCGGTGCTGGCATGA
- a CDS encoding alpha/beta fold hydrolase: protein MSPTRPTLLFVHGWAFDASVWTPLRAELGDWPHAVADAGYFGAAQSPAAGTGPVIAIGHSMGVLRLLRDLPADCVGLVSINGFPRFGAAPDFDAGVPRRMLDRMMKRLSTDPVAVLQDFRERCGDASAFDAPRLEPLARDLEALRDEDQRDALAALPVPLLILAGQDDPIVPAAITQAAFGGRAGDERHDLEHGGHLLPVSAAPWCARHIAAFIDRVARAA from the coding sequence ATGAGCCCCACGCGCCCCACCCTGCTTTTCGTACACGGCTGGGCGTTCGACGCGTCTGTCTGGACGCCGCTGCGCGCCGAGCTTGGCGACTGGCCACACGCCGTTGCGGACGCCGGCTATTTCGGCGCCGCGCAATCGCCGGCAGCAGGCACCGGCCCCGTCATCGCCATCGGCCATTCAATGGGCGTCCTGCGCTTGTTGCGGGACCTGCCGGCCGACTGTGTGGGCCTGGTGTCGATCAACGGGTTCCCGCGCTTTGGCGCCGCGCCGGACTTTGACGCCGGGGTGCCGCGCCGCATGCTGGACCGCATGATGAAAAGGCTGTCGACCGACCCCGTCGCCGTTTTGCAAGACTTTCGCGAGCGCTGCGGCGACGCTTCCGCTTTCGATGCTCCACGCCTGGAACCGCTGGCCCGCGACCTCGAAGCCTTGCGCGACGAAGACCAGCGCGACGCCCTGGCGGCGCTGCCGGTTCCCTTGCTGATTTTGGCCGGACAGGACGACCCCATCGTTCCCGCCGCCATTACGCAAGCCGCGTTCGGCGGCCGCGCGGGTGATGAACGGCACGATCTGGAACACGGCGGCCATTTGTTGCCGGTGTCGGCCGCGCCCTGGTGCGCGCGCCACATCGCCGCGTTCATCGACCGCGTGGCGCGTGCCGCCTGA
- the bioD gene encoding dethiobiotin synthase codes for MQATPRNAWVGARFGAAAHRYEDHAPIQRITAERLASDIACLRLPARPRILEIGCGTGLLTRALARRLGEADWTITDISPAMLAAAQRGPALPGTARFQLLDGEHPQALDGEYDLICSSLAVQWFTDLNAGLGRLAALLAPGGHLAVATLADGTFAEWQQAHQAAGFVAATPPYPPCQVIRPAMSNLAGGVRGERLIQHHPDGLTFLKGLKGIGATTPAPGRPPLSAAALRRVLAAFDEQGATVTYHLAYGMWKKSTQRPAGVFVTGTDTGIGKTLVSAILARAWNADYWKPVQTGVSEERGDTDTVAELAQLPPERLLLPAYVLQAPLSPWAAATLEDTVVDATSIVPPATTAPLIVEGAGGLYVPIDDTHMMIDLIARLDMPVVLAARSGLGTINHTLLSLEALKRRGIPILGVVMSGPLSPGNKEAIERFGDVRVLAEIPPLSHVDAATVAKLAQGIPPLEECLAALGEAPTVAD; via the coding sequence ATGCAAGCCACGCCACGTAACGCCTGGGTCGGCGCTCGCTTCGGCGCGGCTGCCCACCGCTATGAAGATCACGCGCCCATCCAGCGCATTACCGCCGAACGGCTGGCCAGCGATATCGCTTGCCTGCGCTTGCCCGCGCGTCCTCGCATTCTGGAGATCGGCTGCGGCACCGGCTTGCTGACCCGGGCCCTGGCGCGCCGGCTGGGCGAGGCGGACTGGACCATCACCGACATCTCGCCCGCCATGCTCGCCGCCGCCCAGCGCGGCCCGGCGCTACCCGGCACGGCGCGCTTCCAGTTGCTGGACGGCGAACACCCCCAGGCGCTGGATGGCGAGTACGACCTGATCTGCTCCAGCCTGGCAGTGCAGTGGTTCACCGACCTGAACGCCGGTCTGGGTCGGCTGGCCGCGCTGTTGGCGCCCGGCGGCCATCTGGCCGTGGCGACGCTGGCCGACGGCACCTTCGCCGAATGGCAGCAGGCGCATCAGGCGGCGGGCTTTGTCGCCGCCACGCCGCCCTACCCGCCGTGCCAGGTCATCCGTCCCGCCATGAGCAATCTGGCCGGTGGCGTGCGCGGCGAACGGCTGATACAACATCATCCTGATGGCCTGACTTTTTTGAAGGGCCTGAAAGGCATCGGCGCCACCACGCCCGCGCCCGGACGCCCGCCGCTATCCGCGGCGGCGCTGCGCCGCGTGCTGGCGGCGTTTGACGAACAAGGAGCCACGGTGACGTATCACCTGGCCTACGGTATGTGGAAAAAATCAACGCAACGCCCCGCCGGGGTTTTCGTGACCGGCACTGACACCGGCATCGGCAAGACGCTGGTGTCCGCCATCCTCGCGCGCGCCTGGAACGCCGACTACTGGAAACCGGTGCAGACCGGCGTATCCGAAGAACGGGGCGACACCGACACCGTGGCCGAACTGGCGCAACTGCCGCCCGAACGCCTGCTCCTGCCCGCCTACGTGCTGCAAGCGCCACTGTCGCCCTGGGCCGCCGCCACGCTGGAAGACACCGTCGTCGACGCGACCAGCATCGTGCCCCCCGCCACCACCGCGCCCTTGATCGTGGAAGGCGCGGGCGGCCTGTACGTGCCCATTGACGACACGCACATGATGATCGACCTGATCGCCCGCCTGGACATGCCCGTGGTGCTGGCGGCGCGCAGCGGCCTGGGCACCATCAACCACACTTTGCTCAGCCTGGAAGCGCTGAAGCGCCGTGGCATCCCGATTCTGGGCGTGGTCATGAGCGGCCCGCTGTCCCCCGGCAACAAGGAAGCCATCGAACGCTTCGGCGACGTCCGGGTGCTGGCCGAAATCCCGCCGCTGTCACACGTCGACGCGGCAACGGTCGCCAAGCTGGCGCAGGGCATTCCGCCTCTGGAGGAATGCCTGGCGGCGCTGGGCGAGGCGCCGACGGTGGCGGATTAG
- a CDS encoding type II toxin-antitoxin system ParD family antitoxin: protein MGTMNISLPDALKSFVDEQVSERGYGTSSEYVRELIRKDQDRLQLRSLMLAGASSAQAAPADAAYFSDLRSRISNGSKPGTK from the coding sequence ATGGGCACCATGAACATTTCCCTCCCGGACGCGCTGAAATCCTTTGTTGACGAACAGGTCTCCGAAAGAGGCTACGGCACCAGCAGCGAGTATGTCCGCGAACTCATCCGCAAAGACCAGGACCGCCTTCAGTTGCGAAGCTTGATGCTTGCCGGCGCATCTTCCGCCCAAGCAGCGCCAGCCGACGCCGCCTATTTTTCTGACCTGCGTTCCCGAATCAGCAATGGCTCCAAGCCTGGCACAAAGTAG
- a CDS encoding type II toxin-antitoxin system RelE/ParE family toxin: MKAKPVIPRLQANADIDTAIAYYVLEASEQVAFGFLDALERAYSHLGRHATTDSIRYAHELDLPGLRSWPLTRYPYLVFYVERTDHIDVWRVLHQKRDIPAWMLGPQVT; the protein is encoded by the coding sequence GTGAAAGCCAAACCTGTGATTCCGCGTTTGCAAGCAAACGCGGATATCGACACAGCCATCGCCTACTACGTACTCGAGGCATCTGAGCAAGTCGCGTTCGGCTTCCTTGATGCCTTGGAGCGTGCTTACTCACACCTTGGCCGTCACGCAACAACGGACTCTATTCGATACGCACACGAACTGGATTTGCCCGGGCTTCGGTCATGGCCACTCACCCGCTACCCTTATCTGGTTTTCTACGTCGAACGCACGGACCATATCGATGTTTGGCGCGTTCTGCATCAGAAACGTGACATTCCAGCGTGGATGCTTGGCCCTCAAGTTACGTGA
- a CDS encoding LysR family transcriptional regulator, which translates to MQADNLSHLAAFAAVARHCSFRRAGEELALSTSAVSYAIRNLEERLGVNLFNRTTRSVALTAAGQRLAERLLPALADLGDALEEMNHFRGAASGTLRINTSRAASYMLLMPFAARFLAAYPDIQLEIAEDDSFVDIVASGFDAGVRLLEAVPEDMVAVQIGPALRAVVVASPAYLAGRQLPHHPHDLLNHACVRYRFPSGRFYKWEFEKDGVAMEVDVTGRIALSDVHAEVRAAVDGIGISCVPEHYVRDLLQSGQLVRMLDDWCPTIPGFMLYYPRQRRVSSALRAFIDMAKQTG; encoded by the coding sequence ATGCAGGCGGATAACCTGTCCCATCTGGCCGCGTTCGCCGCCGTGGCCCGGCATTGCAGCTTTCGCCGCGCGGGCGAGGAACTGGCCCTGTCCACGTCCGCCGTCAGCTACGCCATCCGCAACCTGGAAGAGCGCTTGGGCGTGAACCTGTTCAATCGGACGACGCGCAGCGTGGCGTTGACCGCGGCCGGGCAGCGCCTGGCCGAACGCTTGCTTCCCGCGCTGGCCGACCTGGGCGACGCGCTTGAAGAAATGAACCACTTTCGCGGCGCCGCGTCCGGCACGTTGCGCATCAACACGTCGCGGGCTGCGTCCTACATGCTGCTGATGCCGTTCGCCGCGCGCTTCCTGGCTGCCTATCCGGATATCCAGCTGGAAATCGCCGAGGACGACAGCTTTGTCGACATCGTGGCATCCGGCTTTGACGCGGGCGTGCGCTTGTTGGAGGCCGTGCCCGAAGACATGGTGGCCGTGCAGATCGGCCCGGCCTTGCGCGCGGTGGTGGTCGCTTCGCCCGCCTACCTGGCAGGAAGGCAATTGCCCCATCATCCCCATGACTTGTTGAACCACGCGTGCGTGCGCTACCGCTTTCCTAGCGGGCGCTTCTACAAGTGGGAATTCGAAAAGGATGGCGTTGCCATGGAAGTCGACGTGACCGGCCGCATCGCACTTAGCGACGTGCACGCGGAAGTGCGCGCGGCGGTGGACGGCATCGGCATCAGTTGCGTGCCGGAACACTACGTGCGCGACCTGCTGCAATCGGGGCAATTGGTGCGGATGCTTGATGACTGGTGCCCGACGATACCTGGCTTCATGCTGTACTACCCGCGCCAACGTCGCGTGTCGTCAGCGTTACGGGCGTTTATCGACATGGCGAAACAGACGGGCTAG